From Mycoplasma sp. 2045, a single genomic window includes:
- the rpmG gene encoding 50S ribosomal protein L33, whose amino-acid sequence MAREGFTLVCVECKMENYISKKNKKTHPEKIELLKFCAKCNAHKTHREKK is encoded by the coding sequence ATGGCTAGAGAAGGTTTCACATTAGTGTGTGTTGAATGTAAAATGGAAAACTACATTTCAAAGAAAAACAAAAAAACACACCCTGAAAAAATTGAGTTACTTAAATTTTGCGCAAAATGTAACGCTCACAAAACACACAGAGAAAAGAAATAG
- a CDS encoding deoxyribonuclease IV, with protein MIKLGSHIGFKAPNYLYASGQEAISYGANTFMIYLGAPQNTNRVDVSKYNLEKYEEEFSSFIPKEDIIVHAPYIVNPANPEKSNFAKDFLIQEVQRMEKAGFEYLVLHPGAAVGHPTEEALDTLIDTLNEIIKNTNNVVICIETMSGKGTEIGVDFEQIAYVLKWVNSDRVQVCLDTCHMWDAGYDLQEYEEFKKELFKWDLLKRVKVIHLNDSKHEIASHKDRHANIGKGAIGYETLKQFVHDPDFDNIPIILETPVPETGPIYKEEIAWLLEK; from the coding sequence ATGATTAAATTAGGATCACACATAGGATTTAAAGCTCCAAATTATTTATATGCATCAGGTCAGGAAGCTATCAGTTATGGCGCTAACACTTTTATGATTTATTTAGGAGCACCCCAAAACACAAACAGGGTTGATGTATCTAAATACAATTTAGAAAAATATGAAGAAGAGTTTTCTTCATTTATCCCTAAAGAAGATATTATTGTTCACGCACCATATATTGTTAATCCGGCCAATCCAGAAAAATCAAATTTTGCTAAAGATTTCTTAATTCAAGAAGTTCAAAGAATGGAAAAAGCAGGATTCGAATATTTAGTTCTACACCCTGGTGCAGCAGTTGGACACCCAACTGAGGAAGCACTGGATACATTAATTGACACTTTAAATGAAATAATTAAAAATACAAATAATGTTGTTATTTGTATAGAAACAATGTCTGGAAAAGGCACTGAAATTGGTGTTGATTTTGAACAAATTGCTTATGTTCTTAAATGAGTTAACTCAGATAGAGTTCAAGTTTGTTTAGATACTTGTCATATGTGAGATGCAGGTTATGATCTTCAAGAATATGAAGAATTTAAAAAAGAATTGTTCAAATGAGATTTACTTAAGAGAGTTAAGGTTATCCATTTAAATGATTCAAAACACGAAATTGCTTCGCATAAAGATAGGCACGCAAATATTGGAAAGGGAGCAATTGGATATGAAACATTAAAACAATTTGTTCATGATCCTGATTTTGATAATATCCCAATTATCCTTGAAACACCAGTTCCAGAAACTGGACCAATTTATAAAGAAGAAATTGCTTGATTATTAGAAAAGTAA
- a CDS encoding ABC transporter permease, whose protein sequence is MFTLTANKIKENLMLEDKKSSRRKLYSSLWAVLIGLLFASVIYWLKGIADGTETTIFTFVQNIFEFAFSEYILNDTLLLFIFFALASFSVAIGFKSGLFNIGVSGQMLLPGILFFAILAGTRVDLKNLSLSFLLGMMFISIIIGAMVGAIPGILKAYFNVHEVISTIFLNWIVTFLGIWLFTFSNDVFIPQSDPNYTNWIGLEPGTTAKLVFTNLSRDLGIDVQRLFIYIGITLVCVIAVAIWFVYSKTTLGYKIKMVGLNKTNSKYVGINEKTVTVCVMAIAGALAGLGGFFYIVVYTRQVAIKPQAPLAIGFESIAIALVALNNPFGVLATGFLYGMIRSGQASFSVTEIGPKVSKDFFPIITGIIIFMSALSIMFYKFRPMRYVWKQIILMCHREYWQNFSIYHNLRSRYHIKKSWNKARALYAENLISSDPDMTKEEIDEKCKSYYSEWLLQYQQMVKETKAQIAELSVKLKEYKKAQKQKLQDTLSSFTFAKFYEKQIDKFYEYWSRNEHVKELDETSKAYLWALYLAKEKANADWRSYAKNEYDGQLRVNKLKISEETANEVKKLEFEILELKSKIYNTSIKDEIKILRRYSKEKLQVFARYEKAYEARVASLILTLKGQSVESKMTIYDEISKEKFALQKTRTDLGVDEYQSYVQKSKALKRSRKLVYREIREKIYNDFVNKYIIKPWDNRVLRIQESKSMEGAK, encoded by the coding sequence ATGTTCACATTAACAGCAAATAAAATTAAAGAAAATTTAATGCTTGAAGATAAAAAATCATCTAGAAGAAAACTTTATTCATCTCTTTGAGCAGTTTTAATTGGTTTATTATTTGCTTCAGTAATCTACTGATTAAAAGGTATTGCTGATGGAACAGAAACAACAATTTTCACTTTTGTGCAAAATATTTTCGAGTTTGCTTTTAGTGAATATATTCTTAACGATACATTATTATTATTCATCTTCTTTGCACTAGCGAGTTTTTCTGTAGCAATTGGGTTTAAATCTGGATTATTCAACATTGGTGTTTCAGGACAGATGTTGCTACCTGGTATATTATTCTTTGCTATTTTAGCTGGTACAAGAGTTGATTTAAAGAATTTATCATTAAGCTTTTTATTAGGAATGATGTTCATTAGTATCATTATCGGTGCTATGGTTGGTGCAATTCCGGGTATTTTAAAAGCATACTTTAATGTTCATGAAGTTATTTCAACAATTTTTCTTAACTGAATTGTTACATTTTTAGGTATTTGACTTTTCACATTCTCAAACGATGTATTTATACCTCAATCAGATCCTAATTATACAAATTGAATCGGTCTGGAACCAGGTACTACTGCCAAGTTAGTTTTCACTAACTTAAGTAGAGACTTAGGGATTGATGTTCAAAGATTATTTATTTACATTGGTATTACACTTGTTTGTGTAATTGCAGTAGCGATTTGATTTGTTTATTCAAAAACAACACTTGGGTACAAAATTAAAATGGTTGGGTTAAATAAAACAAACTCAAAATATGTTGGAATAAATGAAAAAACAGTAACTGTTTGTGTAATGGCAATAGCAGGAGCTCTTGCTGGTTTAGGTGGGTTCTTCTACATTGTTGTATACACAAGACAAGTGGCTATTAAACCACAAGCTCCTTTAGCTATTGGTTTTGAATCCATAGCAATTGCTCTTGTTGCTCTTAATAATCCATTTGGTGTTCTTGCTACTGGTTTCCTATATGGAATGATACGAAGTGGACAAGCATCATTCTCAGTTACAGAGATAGGACCAAAAGTATCTAAAGATTTCTTCCCAATTATCACAGGGATAATTATATTTATGTCAGCGTTATCTATTATGTTCTATAAATTTAGACCAATGCGTTATGTATGAAAACAAATTATTCTAATGTGTCATAGAGAATACTGACAAAACTTTTCTATTTATCATAATTTAAGATCAAGATATCATATTAAAAAATCTTGAAATAAAGCAAGAGCTTTATATGCAGAAAATTTAATTTCTTCGGATCCTGATATGACAAAAGAAGAAATTGATGAAAAATGCAAATCATATTATTCAGAATGATTATTACAATATCAACAAATGGTTAAAGAAACAAAAGCTCAAATTGCAGAATTATCTGTTAAATTAAAAGAATACAAAAAAGCACAAAAACAAAAATTACAAGACACACTTTCAAGCTTTACATTTGCTAAATTCTATGAAAAACAAATAGATAAATTCTATGAATACTGATCAAGAAATGAACACGTGAAAGAATTAGATGAAACTTCAAAAGCATATTTATGAGCTTTATACTTAGCCAAAGAAAAAGCAAATGCTGATTGAAGATCATACGCTAAAAATGAGTATGATGGTCAGCTAAGAGTTAATAAATTAAAAATATCTGAGGAAACTGCGAATGAAGTTAAGAAGTTAGAATTTGAAATTCTAGAATTAAAATCAAAAATTTACAACACATCAATTAAGGATGAAATCAAGATTTTACGTAGATATTCAAAAGAAAAACTTCAAGTATTTGCAAGATATGAAAAAGCTTATGAAGCGAGAGTGGCGAGTTTAATTCTTACTTTAAAAGGTCAATCAGTCGAGTCAAAAATGACTATTTATGATGAAATTTCAAAAGAGAAATTTGCATTACAAAAAACTAGAACTGATTTAGGTGTTGATGAGTATCAATCTTATGTTCAAAAATCAAAAGCTCTTAAACGTTCAAGAAAATTAGTTTATAGAGAAATTAGAGAGAAAATTTATAATGATTTTGTAAATAAATACATTATAAAACCATGAGACAATAGAGTTTTAAGAATTCAAGAATCAAAATCAATGGAAGGAGCTAAATAA
- a CDS encoding BMP family ABC transporter substrate-binding protein, with protein MKKIKSLLLAVAGITTAIAPVAAISCGRTDKTTSGARANITPIADITRNTTLTAETIQGKTPLSVVVVTDSGHVTDLSFNQSSYEGMMRYVDDIKELTGSEPKFAYSEPESNSYENTYNSLLGKYNIWILSGFTHGDAIKAYIQQNKDRLIKNNVKIIGTDFTIDPNELQGYGDFYGLDFKVAESSYIVGQAVAELMATEESYANKRKVTAFGGMPFHGVVDFIKGYYRGILDINKTQSDANKKVRPTQGKGLANDFSSVALNTAFESGKPMDSAIANAIASNPTVILPVAGPATGFTLDELEKKANTDHIGVIGVDTDQAKSRSKDSGKFYTSITKNIAQAVYDTILYITYGIDSKNIYSTKTPERSFSIRGSFKQGWVGYAQSTLKDEAMKTKMNQLLAKYDAKFKELSEEDIDFISSDKLNKTDSATLSLPDLIQELTGEMLK; from the coding sequence ATGAAAAAAATTAAATCATTATTATTAGCTGTTGCAGGAATCACAACAGCTATAGCACCAGTTGCTGCAATCTCTTGTGGAAGAACAGACAAAACAACTTCAGGAGCAAGAGCTAATATTACTCCAATTGCAGACATTACGAGAAATACAACTTTAACAGCTGAAACTATTCAAGGTAAAACTCCACTTTCTGTTGTTGTTGTAACAGACTCTGGTCACGTAACTGACTTATCATTTAACCAATCATCATATGAAGGAATGATGAGATATGTTGATGACATTAAAGAGCTTACAGGTTCAGAACCTAAATTTGCTTACTCAGAACCAGAAAGTAATAGTTATGAAAATACTTACAATAGTTTATTAGGGAAATATAACATTTGAATTCTTTCAGGGTTCACACATGGAGATGCAATTAAAGCATACATCCAACAAAATAAGGATAGATTAATTAAGAACAATGTAAAAATCATAGGTACAGACTTCACAATAGATCCAAATGAACTTCAAGGTTATGGAGACTTTTATGGTTTAGATTTTAAAGTTGCTGAATCATCATATATCGTTGGACAAGCAGTTGCTGAATTAATGGCTACAGAAGAGTCATATGCAAACAAAAGAAAAGTAACAGCATTTGGAGGTATGCCTTTCCATGGAGTTGTTGATTTTATTAAAGGTTACTACAGAGGTATTCTTGATATAAATAAAACTCAATCAGATGCTAATAAAAAAGTTAGACCAACACAAGGTAAAGGTCTTGCAAATGACTTTTCAAGTGTAGCACTTAATACTGCTTTTGAATCAGGTAAACCAATGGATAGTGCAATCGCAAATGCAATTGCTTCAAATCCAACAGTTATTTTACCAGTTGCTGGACCAGCGACAGGGTTCACATTAGATGAACTTGAGAAAAAAGCAAATACAGATCACATTGGTGTAATCGGAGTGGATACTGATCAAGCAAAATCAAGATCAAAAGACTCAGGAAAATTCTATACATCAATTACAAAAAATATTGCACAAGCTGTTTACGATACAATCCTATACATCACATATGGTATTGATAGCAAAAATATTTATAGTACAAAAACACCAGAGAGATCATTCTCAATTAGAGGAAGTTTCAAACAAGGGTGAGTTGGTTATGCACAAAGTACACTCAAAGATGAAGCAATGAAAACAAAAATGAATCAATTATTAGCAAAATATGATGCTAAATTTAAAGAATTATCTGAAGAGGACATAGATTTTATTTCATCAGATAAATTAAATAAAACAGATTCTGCAACTTTATCACTTCCTGACTTAATTCAAGAATTAACTGGCGAAATGTTAAAATAA
- a CDS encoding ABC transporter permease: MELILSYSVFFFCILLLGSISGIFSERAGIVNIAINGFMVFGAIMYIMFSVILTDFIFHKEQTSMLWQIPLTLLSVGASALFALLFGLATIKLKSDQTISGFAMGLLATGIACILMLFILDIQKEGQTATYYGRSELALSSSLGEYQNIVSFKTFATLIIAFASWFALRKTKWGLRFRAIGENPQAADVAGINVNKIKWQAVILAGMVAGLAGTFYAQSFQGPFSITKDVEGLGFLALAIMIVSRWRISIAVVISLLFSIMISVSSFSVSYIKAEKYSELVKAVPYVITLFVMIFISKSSSGPAAAGIPYDKSKR, from the coding sequence ATGGAATTAATTCTTTCATATTCAGTATTCTTCTTTTGCATTCTTTTATTAGGTTCTATTTCAGGAATTTTCTCAGAAAGAGCAGGAATCGTCAACATTGCAATTAATGGTTTCATGGTATTTGGGGCCATAATGTATATTATGTTTAGTGTTATATTAACAGATTTTATTTTTCACAAAGAGCAAACATCAATGCTTTGACAAATTCCTTTAACATTATTATCCGTAGGTGCATCAGCATTATTTGCATTATTATTTGGTTTAGCTACAATTAAATTAAAATCAGACCAAACAATTTCAGGTTTTGCTATGGGATTATTAGCAACAGGTATTGCATGTATTTTAATGTTATTTATTCTTGATATACAAAAAGAAGGACAAACTGCAACTTATTATGGTAGATCTGAGTTAGCTTTAAGTTCATCTTTAGGTGAGTATCAAAATATAGTATCATTCAAAACATTCGCAACTCTAATCATCGCATTTGCTTCTTGATTTGCCTTAAGAAAAACTAAATGAGGTTTAAGATTTAGAGCAATTGGTGAAAACCCACAAGCAGCTGATGTTGCTGGTATCAATGTTAATAAAATTAAATGACAAGCAGTTATTTTAGCTGGAATGGTTGCAGGTTTAGCTGGAACATTTTATGCTCAAAGTTTCCAAGGACCTTTCTCAATTACAAAAGATGTTGAAGGTTTAGGATTCTTAGCATTGGCTATTATGATTGTGTCAAGATGAAGAATATCAATCGCTGTAGTTATATCGCTTTTATTTTCAATTATGATTTCAGTATCATCATTTAGTGTAAGTTATATTAAAGCAGAAAAATATTCAGAATTAGTTAAAGCAGTACCATATGTGATTACTCTATTTGTTATGATATTTATATCAAAATCATCATCAGGTCCAGCTGCCGCTGGTATCCCATATGATAAATCAAAAAGATAG
- a CDS encoding potassium channel family protein — MFKIRNLSKNTWKGLAHIIWSNSNYDDNLSPYSKRIQLFSYIYAAIITFACLVSFFSLITVKEGPNKAHFDRFLVVVQVITFFIFIVDYFLHFITYKYLYTDGKTKVWKIVLKYIFSFNGICILFCILASLYAISFLMPASEEIAYNKNEEAKIFHLFKSFNVFKIIRFFFVLTLFAPFQIIINVFKKQRQILTYIFILILILIFLFALLIWNNEKNHLKQSQIQYIIDHKWDQTFNLEYFKEINNQEYIQRIQDATTSHDKAVVIFDYLSSVSYADLPNDNIIGYMDGFLSLESGYVTTFGSSLYYVTITLTTIGYGDFTPHASITRGIISFLSLMSVAIIAIPSGLIAGAFLVEMQKHISTTGNKKSRFGFRKKSDDADNQTNQSESNEPATTSVENSQNTQETRKEQND; from the coding sequence ATGTTTAAGATAAGAAATTTAAGTAAAAATACGTGAAAAGGACTAGCTCATATTATTTGATCTAACTCAAATTATGATGATAATTTATCTCCATATTCTAAGAGAATTCAACTTTTTTCATACATTTATGCAGCTATAATAACATTTGCTTGTTTAGTTTCTTTTTTTTCACTGATTACAGTGAAAGAAGGGCCTAACAAAGCTCATTTTGATCGTTTTTTAGTTGTTGTCCAAGTCATTACATTCTTTATATTTATAGTAGATTACTTTCTACACTTTATTACTTACAAGTATTTATATACAGATGGAAAGACTAAAGTCTGAAAAATCGTACTTAAGTATATTTTTTCATTCAATGGAATTTGTATTTTATTCTGTATTTTAGCTTCACTCTATGCAATCAGTTTTCTTATGCCTGCATCAGAGGAAATTGCATATAACAAAAATGAAGAAGCAAAAATTTTCCATTTATTTAAATCATTTAACGTATTTAAAATTATCCGTTTCTTCTTTGTTTTAACATTATTTGCACCATTCCAAATTATTATTAATGTGTTTAAAAAACAAAGACAGATATTAACTTACATTTTTATATTAATTCTTATTTTAATTTTCTTATTTGCTTTATTAATTTGAAACAATGAAAAAAATCACTTAAAACAATCTCAAATTCAATACATCATTGATCACAAATGAGATCAAACATTTAATTTAGAGTATTTCAAAGAAATTAATAATCAAGAATACATTCAAAGAATACAAGATGCAACAACATCTCATGATAAAGCTGTGGTTATCTTTGATTATTTATCATCAGTAAGTTATGCAGATTTACCAAATGACAATATTATTGGTTATATGGATGGATTTTTAAGTCTAGAATCAGGTTACGTAACTACATTTGGTTCATCTTTATACTATGTAACAATTACACTAACAACAATTGGTTATGGCGATTTTACACCTCATGCATCTATAACAAGAGGAATTATTTCATTCTTATCATTAATGTCTGTTGCAATTATTGCCATTCCATCAGGTCTTATTGCTGGGGCATTTTTAGTAGAAATGCAAAAACATATTTCAACTACAGGTAACAAAAAATCAAGATTTGGATTTAGAAAAAAATCAGATGATGCTGATAATCAAACAAATCAATCAGAATCTAATGAACCTGCAACAACTTCAGTAGAAAACTCACAAAATACACAAGAAACTCGAAAGGAACAAAATGATTAA
- a CDS encoding ATP-binding cassette domain-containing protein, with protein sequence MKQNFYAIEFDNISKSFGSIKANQNISFKVEKGTVHALIGENGAGKSTLMSILFGLYEPDEGIIKVNEKEVLIKGPNDANRLGIGMVHQHFKLVDVYTNLENIVLGAEDRNKFTRVIDFKPAIEKIKTIQEMFDLHFDLNRLTGKETVATQQKVEIMKMLYRDSDILIFDEPTAVLTDQEIQGLLNTFKLFREQGKTILFISHKLAEIKEVADNATVLRHGKVVGNFKVADVSIEEMANRMVGGDVEIIRNEYSDTSQNEVVFKLDNVSTDGEKPLKNVNLEIRSGEIVAIAGVEGNGQTDLEKVVSGMIKPTTGQVLCKKTPLVKERMQLIQKSKTRKNIIMLLISLFVFLYSGLGLLAAANYQSDSTKAIMNIGGGLAISFSIILLMLILFSIYGPKFKEKTIFAKTSFQKQMSKRQLLVFKILFLVLGLVSGFAVLFAALVFTSTNTSIVVALASSIIVLCLSIITTVLLKVNKLLKFENEHAKLIKRNKLFVILISFGIASASALAITSLISLLATVPLVALGLMIMFSVLMFAFIVSGILTYFYLSDTNEKKVVNDDYFVINELSVYDISKLGLSFIPSDRHKHGLVLDYNIKNNSILRRLWDKKYSKAGLLNNRAMQRETEDIIEKFDVRGARNGYSMSRSLSGGNQQKFIVGREMNSPHDFILILQPTRGLDVGAIKNIHERILKEKAEGKAILLISYELDEVLSLADKIAVINTGEILAVKPAKELTRTEIGVYMAHKKGGE encoded by the coding sequence ATGAAACAAAACTTTTATGCAATAGAGTTTGATAATATTTCTAAATCTTTCGGTTCTATTAAGGCTAACCAGAATATTAGCTTTAAAGTAGAAAAAGGTACAGTTCACGCTTTAATTGGTGAAAATGGTGCTGGAAAAAGTACTTTAATGTCTATATTATTCGGGTTGTATGAACCTGATGAAGGAATTATCAAAGTAAATGAAAAAGAAGTTTTAATCAAAGGTCCTAATGATGCTAATAGATTAGGTATTGGTATGGTGCACCAACACTTTAAACTTGTTGATGTATATACAAACCTTGAAAACATTGTTTTAGGAGCTGAGGATAGAAATAAATTTACTAGAGTTATTGATTTCAAACCTGCTATTGAAAAAATCAAAACAATTCAAGAAATGTTTGATTTGCATTTTGATTTAAACAGGTTAACTGGTAAAGAAACAGTTGCAACTCAACAAAAAGTTGAAATTATGAAAATGTTATATCGTGATTCAGATATTTTAATTTTTGATGAACCAACTGCTGTTTTAACAGACCAAGAAATTCAAGGTCTATTGAATACATTCAAATTATTCAGGGAACAAGGTAAAACAATTTTATTTATTTCTCATAAACTTGCCGAAATTAAAGAAGTTGCTGATAATGCGACAGTTTTAAGACACGGTAAGGTTGTAGGAAACTTCAAAGTAGCAGATGTTTCTATTGAGGAAATGGCTAACCGTATGGTTGGTGGTGATGTCGAAATTATTAGAAATGAATATTCAGATACATCACAAAATGAAGTTGTTTTCAAATTAGATAACGTTTCTACAGATGGTGAAAAACCATTGAAAAATGTTAATTTAGAAATTAGAAGCGGTGAAATTGTTGCTATTGCCGGAGTTGAAGGTAATGGACAAACTGACTTAGAAAAAGTTGTTAGTGGAATGATAAAACCGACAACAGGTCAAGTTCTTTGTAAAAAGACACCACTTGTTAAAGAAAGAATGCAATTAATCCAAAAATCAAAAACAAGAAAAAATATAATTATGTTATTGATTTCATTATTTGTATTCTTATACTCAGGTTTAGGTTTATTAGCTGCAGCTAATTACCAATCTGATTCAACAAAAGCTATTATGAATATCGGTGGAGGATTGGCGATTTCTTTCAGTATAATCCTTCTTATGTTGATTTTATTTTCAATATATGGACCAAAATTTAAAGAAAAAACTATTTTTGCAAAAACTAGTTTTCAAAAGCAAATGAGCAAAAGACAGTTGCTAGTTTTTAAAATACTATTCCTAGTATTAGGTTTAGTTTCTGGTTTTGCTGTGCTATTTGCTGCATTAGTGTTTACATCAACAAATACATCAATAGTAGTAGCATTAGCTTCTTCAATTATTGTATTATGTTTAAGTATTATCACTACTGTTTTATTGAAAGTGAATAAATTATTAAAGTTTGAAAATGAGCATGCTAAATTAATCAAACGTAATAAATTATTTGTTATTTTAATATCATTTGGTATTGCTTCTGCTTCAGCATTAGCAATCACATCATTAATTTCATTATTAGCTACTGTTCCACTTGTAGCACTAGGACTAATGATTATGTTTAGTGTATTAATGTTTGCATTTATAGTGAGTGGAATACTTACATATTTCTACTTATCAGATACAAATGAGAAAAAAGTTGTTAATGATGATTACTTTGTCATAAATGAATTATCAGTTTATGATATTTCAAAATTAGGTCTTTCATTCATACCGAGTGATAGACATAAACACGGTTTAGTTCTTGACTATAACATTAAAAATAATTCAATTTTACGTAGACTTTGAGATAAAAAATACAGCAAAGCTGGACTTTTAAACAATAGAGCTATGCAAAGAGAAACTGAAGATATTATTGAAAAATTTGATGTTCGTGGCGCAAGAAATGGATACTCAATGTCAAGATCTCTTTCAGGAGGGAATCAACAAAAATTCATTGTTGGTCGTGAAATGAACTCACCACATGATTTCATTTTAATATTACAACCAACACGTGGATTAGACGTTGGAGCTATCAAAAATATTCATGAAAGAATATTAAAAGAAAAAGCTGAAGGTAAAGCTATCTTATTAATCTCATATGAATTAGATGAAGTTTTATCATTGGCAGATAAAATTGCAGTTATTAACACTGGTGAAATTTTAGCTGTGAAACCTGCAAAAGAACTTACAAGAACAGAAATTGGAGTTTATATGGCTCACAAGAAAGGAGGTGAGTAA